The genome window GATCACGTAGATGTAGTCGTTCGGGCCGCCGGGCGCGCACTTCACCGCCCAACCGGGCTGGCCGCCGCCGGAGGCGTTGCCCGAGCGCGGGACCTCGTCGCCGAACTGGTCGTTCGGGTACTCCCCCAGCGGACCGTGGGCGAGCCGCTGCTGGTCGCGCAGCTTGACCCGGCACAGGTTGAGCACGGCGTCCTGCATGGCGACCTGGACGCGCTGGCCGCGGCCGGTGGAGGTCCGCTGGTACAGCGCGGCGAGGATGGCGGCCACCAGGTGGATGCCGGTGCCGGAGTCGCCGATCTGCGCCCCGGTCGCGGTCGGCGGCCCCTCCTCGAAGCCGGTGGTGCTCATCGCGCCGCCCATGGCCTGCGCGATCACCTCGTAGGCCTTGAAGTCGGCGTAGCGGCCGGGGCCGAACCCCTTGATGGAGGCGTAGACCAGCCGCGGGTTGAGCGCGGCCAGCTTCTCCCAAGGGTAGCCGAAGCGGTCGACGACGCCGGGGCCGAAGTTCTCGACCAGGACGTCCACTCCGGACACCAGCTTTTCGAAGATCTCCTTGCCCTCTGCGCTCTTCATGTTGAGCGTGATGCTGCGCTTGTTGGCGTTCAGCATCGTGAAGTAGAGGCTGTCCACCCCGGGCAGGTCCCGCAGCTGGCCGCGGGTGATGTCGCCCCGGCCGGGGGTTTCGAGCTTGATCACGTCCGCGCCGAGCCAGGCGAGCAGCTGCGTCGACGACGGTCCGGACTGCACGTGCGTCATGTCGAGGACGCGGACGCCCTCCAGTGCCTTACCCA of Amycolatopsis solani contains these proteins:
- the frc gene encoding formyl-CoA transferase; the encoded protein is MGKALEGVRVLDMTHVQSGPSSTQLLAWLGADVIKLETPGRGDITRGQLRDLPGVDSLYFTMLNANKRSITLNMKSAEGKEIFEKLVSGVDVLVENFGPGVVDRFGYPWEKLAALNPRLVYASIKGFGPGRYADFKAYEVIAQAMGGAMSTTGFEEGPPTATGAQIGDSGTGIHLVAAILAALYQRTSTGRGQRVQVAMQDAVLNLCRVKLRDQQRLAHGPLGEYPNDQFGDEVPRSGNASGGGQPGWAVKCAPGGPNDYIYVIVQPPGWAPLARLIGKGELAEDPAWATPEVRLSKLDKMFALVEEWTEKHTKWEVLEKLNACNIPCGPILSTKELIEDETLAELGSVVEVAHPERGAFKTVGCPLKLSDSPVEIDRSPLLGEHNDEVLGELGYGEAELEKFRAAGVI